ACGCGCACTGGCACTTCAATCTAGCGGTAGAATCTCGCCCGCCCGGCGCACATTCTCGGTAGGCCGTTCTGATTTCGGTCGGCCTGTTTTTTCAGGCCCGGAGGCATCCAGGGGGTACCTGCTCGTACACACCAATGGCGGGCTCAACCAGATGCGCGCCGGGGTGAGTCATTGGTTCGTCCTGGTAAAAAATTCCCTAGTTGCCGTGGCATAGGAATAATGGTCCAGTTTGCATTAGATATGTTTGACTTACGTGGTGGGAAGCTGGAACCTAGCGTGCGTGCATGTGGTGTGTTTGATCACGGTTGACGGTTTTGTAGCATTTCATCATCAGTTTTTGTGGGCAATGCTGTAATCAATGCGTACGGGTGGTTCTGGTGCTAGTGTAGACACCCGACTTCTGTGGGTAGTGTTTTGGTGTTTTATCCCCATCTAGAGGTATGCCTCCATAAGCTTGAAATGGTGGCTGTGAAACTGAACTGTTTGCTTTGTTTTTATTGCCCAACCGAGTTATCGGTGGAAGAGACATGAATGGCTCAACTGCACTCAGGATAAAGTCCTGAGTATAATTGGTGGGTCTATGCTGTCTCAGCACTCTTCTGAATTTCTTGTCCCAATGTGTCGCAGTCAATTTGTTTGTCATGATAAAAGATGATTATCTGAAGGTGCTATTCCTATATTTGTGCCATCACTTCAGTCACTATCTTGTACGTTTCATTTATGACAACCAAGACAGCTGTATATTCTTGATAAAAAAGATGCCTGATTTGTTAGTTGATACCAAAAGTGAATACATTCTATTTGAGCATACACCCCCTAAGAGAAGTAACATCGGTCCTGCAAGTCCTTTTGAGTTTGATGCGTTAACAGAATTTGCTGGTTTTCTTTAGGCAGGCTTGAATTGAGACTGCATATCTTTTTGCAAGTTGGATGTTTTTCCTATTCTCAGGAATGATCTTAACAAAAGTGTGATGTGACTTGGCAAATAtagaaaagatgaagcatatgtttATTGTTTTGTCTTCTATCTTGTGTGTACATGTCCGTGTTTACCAATCAATCATAATCATGGGAAGcttcactttaaatataagctcCCACACACTTCCAATTTTTCACTGATTTGTTCTTATTCTTATGGCAGATCAGTGATATGGTAGCAGTTGCACGTATACTCAAGGCTACACTTATAATCCCAGAACTTGATAAGAAATCGTTTTGGCTCGACAAAAGGTGAACACTGCATGATTGTTTTTGCTCTGAGCCTTTCCCTTTAACTGATCAAAACTGACAGAACCGTTTTTCATTTCTCATCACAGCAACTTTTCAGATGTCTTCGATGAAGAACACTTTATACGTTATTTGGCAAACGATGTGAAAGTTGAGAAAAATTTGCCAAAGGAATTGGTGAAAGCACCAAAATCTGTTAGGTACTTCAAGAGTTGGTCTGGAGTAGATTATTATCAGAATGAGATTTCTCCACTATGGGAGCACCGTCAGGTTTGGATTCCACAACTACTGCCCTTTTGTGGCTGCGTACTAATCAATCGTAAGCAGTAGTTACTGGATGCAAGTATTTGGAACTGTTATTCTGATCAAAGATTTGTATCAGGTTATTCGAGCTGCTAAATCAGATTCTCGCCTTGCAAACAACTTCCTTCCGCCTGATATTCAAAAGCTTCGCTGCCGGACCTTTTTCCAGGCACTTAGATTTGCTCCCCCAATCGAAGCTTTAGGCAATGTAAATCCTTCTCTAAAGTCCATCACGGGAAAAATATAACATTATAGTTCGAACTTCTAACTTATAAATGTATTGACAAATAATATCAACCAATTTGCAGCTATTGGTGGAGAGGATGAAATCATTTGGACCATATATTGCTTTGCATTTACGCTATGAGAAGGATATGCTTGCTTTTAGTGGGTGTACGTATGGTCTGTCAGATACCGAATCAGAGGAGCTTGCAATGATCAGGCAAGGCCTTTAAAATAGACGTGTTAGTCATTGCACTGTCTTTACCTTCTTGGTTTTAGAACTCTATAGTATTATGTGACTTACTTCTTCACCTATTTTAACAGAGGAAACACAACCTACTGGAAGGTGAAGGACATTGATCCATTAGAACAAAGATCACATGGTCATTGTCCCCTGACGCCAAAGGAAGTTGGAATGTTTCTTTCTGCCCTAGGATATCCATCAAGCACCCCAGTTTACATAGCTGCAGGGGAGATATATGGAGGTGAATCTCATATGGTCGATTTGCAATCCCGATTCCCAATTCTGATGAACAAGGTATGAAAGCTGCCATTTTGTTTTTTCTAGTGTTTGATAACATGACTTCTGTTCCGTCAGCACATTGCGTCTTCTCCATTTGCAGGAGAAACTGGCCTCAGCGGAAGAACTGCGACCGTTCAGCCAATACGCTTCTCAAATGGCAGCTTTGGATTACATCGTTTCAGTGGAAAGTGATGTATTTATCCCATCATATTCCGGGAACATGGCGCGGGCTGTTGCCGGTCATCGGCGTTTCCATGGCCACAGGAAAACAATCAGTCCTGACAGGTGAAACCACAGCTTAGCACTTGTCTATAAAGCCGTGTGTCACTCTTCGCATCTTGGCCTCATCATCTTCTTTCTGTGTTCAGGAAAGCATTAGTTCATTTGTTTGACAAAGTTGATAGTGGATTACTCGATGAAGGCAAAAGGCTATCGCAAAAGATAATAGAAATGCACCAGAAGAGGTACCGAACTGGGCATGAGAGCTAAAGGACCCTTTGCTCTGTGTTTTAACTGTCAATGTTTCTTATGCTGTTCTTCATCTGTCTTCAGACAAGGTTCTCCTCGGAAACGGAAAGGTCCCGTGTCAGGCACAAGGGGCAGCGATAGGTTTCGCTCAGAGGAGGCATTTTATGAGAACCCTCTTCCTGATTGCCTGTGTCAATCGAATGACAATTCTATTGTCAACATATAACCACGATCATGGAGTTAACCGGTCTTCGCTACCCCTGCCCCCTGGCCAGCATGCCCAGGTACATAGAGCAAAGGGAGGCGCATACTGATAAAGTTCCACAGCATTAGAGATCTGCTTAGGTGACATTACGGTCCAACGATTCGTTGGCACACACGGTCCGGCTCTCATTCCGCAGAACAAGTTGCCAATGTATCAAAGAATCGAAGATGTTCAGAGCAGCTGTACAGCGGTTTAGATGTAACTGCAGTTTGTAAGCTTGGGTATAATTATTACCTCTTGTAAGTATAGGACTAATAAAGAGCGGAGGATAGTTTCTGTTGAAACATCTTGACGCTAGTAGTATCTCACTGGAGATAGTTTCTGTTGACTGACATCACACGATGGCAGCATGAGGATGAGTATGTTCAGAACACGGCTGTGCAGGGCTTTAGATGTAGCTGCAGTTGTAAGCCTCCTGTGTAGGTAAAACCAATAGAATAAGAGGAATAGGTGAAACATGCTGAATTCCTAGCTGGGTATTTCTGAATCAAAGCTTGAGCTTGGACGAAGGAACTATACAGCAGAGCACTGGAAAACATCGCACTAACATTGAGTTTCTGATTTCTTTGTTACAAGTGCACACCAGAATGTGCTAAATTTCTTTTGTCTTTTGTCTTGTGAGTTACAATCATGTTATGTTTGTCACCATGAAAATCACGAAGGAGCTGATAAACAAACGCCCATCTCATATGGCTGTttacacaagaagagtacaagTACCTACAAAAAGTAACACACAGGATAGACACACAAATTTCAGTGAGCAACAACCATTAGTTAGTACTCCCGTTCACCACTAACTCCAGTTCATCACGTCAGACTAGAGGGAATCAACCAAGTTCATGGCCAATTTCACCATCAAATAAGTTCATCAAGCAAAGCTGGAGTAAATCATAAGTTCCATGATGTAAgaggcgagagagagagagtttgCGCTGCACACATTGTTCATTGACATTGCCACAATTTATACAAGTACAGTGAGTGGGATCAGCTAACAGAATGGCTAACAACCTGAGCTAAACGAGGAGTAGTGGGTTAGTGGATAGGCTGATCCGTTGGCTACGCTAACAGAACGGCTGCCACGGCAGAGATAATGCGTGCCGTGACAACGGTCAAAGGACTGTTTCAACacccccccgcagtcgaagctTCACCGTCGGTGATGCAGAGGCTGGACCGGAACTCCGTGAAGACCGTGGTAGACAACCCCTTCGTCATGATGTCGGCAAGTTGTTGCGTGGTGGGGACATGAAGAACTCGGACCtgtccgagcgcaactttctcccGGACAAAATGAATGTCAAGTTCTATGTGCTTTGTCCGCCGATGATGCACCGGATTGGCAGACAAATAGACCGCCGACACATTGTCGCAGTAGACCAGAGTGGCACGATGAACGCTGCAGTGGAGCTCCTCGAGTAGCTGAAGCAGCCACGCGCACTCAGCGACGGCGTTGGCCACGGCGCGGTACTCGGCTTCCGCGCTGGAGCGGGAGACCGTCGGCTGGCGTTTCGAGGACCAGGAGACGAGCGAAGGACCGAGGAAGACGCAGTAGCCGGACGTAGATCGTCGGGTGTCGGGGCAGCCCGCCCAGTCCGCGTCGGAGTAGGCGACGATGTCGAGCGAGGTCGAGCGATGCAGAGTGAGCCCGAGCGACGGTGTGCCACGGATGTACCGTAGAATCCGTTTCACAAGACTCAGTGGACGTCGCGCGGCGCGTGCATATGCAGGCACACCTGTTGGACGGCGTACGTCAGGTCGGGGCGGGTAAGGGTCAGGTACTGGAGCGCGCCCACGATGCTCCGGTAGAAGGCGCCGTCAGGAGCCAAaacgccgtccgccgcggagACCTTGGCCTTGGTGTCGACGGGGGTGGAGGCGACCTTGCAGTTCGCCATGCCCGCACGCTCCAGGATCTCCAGCGCGTACTTCTTCTGACACAGGAAGAAGCCATCGGGGCGCCGGGAGACCTCCACGCCCAGGAAGTAGCTCAGCGGCCCCAAGTCTTTGAGCGCGAACTCAGCGTGCAGACGACCAATGAGTCGGCGAAGAAGATCACCACTGGACGCCGTAAGGACGATATCGTCGACGTACAAGAGCAGGTACGCCATGTCGCCGGCATGCCTGTACACAAAAAGAGACGCGTCGGACCGCGTGGAGACGAAGCCGAGCTCGACGAGGTAGCCGGCGATCCGTTGATACCACGCGCGCGGCGCCTGTTTGAGGCCGTAGAGCGAACGTGACAGGAGACAGACGTCGTCGGGGTGGGCAGCGTCGACAAAACCTGCCGGCTGTTGGCAGTACACGCGCTCGGCAAGATGCCCATGCAGGAACGCGTTGGAGACGTCAAGCTGGTGTACATCCCACTGGCGCGAGACGGCGAGCTGCAGGACGCACCGGATCGTGCCGGGCTTGACGACGGGTGCGAACGTGTCGGTGAAGTCGACGCCGGCGCGTTGGCGGAAGCCCCGGACGACCCATCTGGCCTTGTACCGCTCGAGGGTGCCGTCGGAGCGAAGCTTGCGGCGGAACACCCACCGGCCGCTGATCACGTTGGCGCCCGGTGGGCGGGGCACCAACTGCCAAGTATGGTTGCGCTGGAGCGCCTCGAATTCTTCACGCATGGCCGCGACCCAGAGTGGATCGCGAAGAGCCGCGTGAACTGACGACGGGAGAGCGGTCGAGGACGACGAGGTGGACGCCGCGCAGACGTACTGGTCCGACGGGTACCGGCTGCTGGGCCGATGGACTCCAGCACGGGCTCGAGTGACGACCCGTGACACGCCTGGAGCGGCAGCCGGGGCGCCCAGGCCAGCGGAGCCAGCTGGAGGGGCGGCAGC
This sequence is a window from Aegilops tauschii subsp. strangulata cultivar AL8/78 chromosome 7, Aet v6.0, whole genome shotgun sequence. Protein-coding genes within it:
- the LOC109780127 gene encoding O-fucosyltransferase 7 isoform X2 codes for the protein MALRRKGRSAGRRAAVRWWLLSLLGAGAAVTAAAALLAVALHVSASASAGSPYRLAKPREAEELRWEQEFAPPQLASPHSRKLDGAAEDEPEKRLWLPAPSRRFVPCVSPSLEYRRPEASRGYLLVHTNGGLNQMRAGISDMVAVARILKATLIIPELDKKSFWLDKSNFSDVFDEEHFIRYLANDVKVEKNLPKELVKAPKSVRYFKSWSGVDYYQNEISPLWEHRQVIRAAKSDSRLANNFLPPDIQKLRCRTFFQALRFAPPIEALGNLLVERMKSFGPYIALHLRYEKDMLAFSGCTYGLSDTESEELAMIRGNTTYWKVKDIDPLEQRSHGHCPLTPKEVGMFLSALGYPSSTPVYIAAGEIYGGESHMVDLQSRFPILMNKEKLASAEELRPFSQYASQMAALDYIVSVESDVFIPSYSGNMARAVAGHRRFHGHRKTISPDRKALVHLFDKVDSGLLDEGKRLSQKIIEMHQKRQGSPRKRKGPVSGTRGSDRFRSEEAFYENPLPDCLCQSNDNSIVNI
- the LOC109780127 gene encoding O-fucosyltransferase 7 isoform X1, with product MALRRKGRSAGRRAAVRWWLLSLLGAGAAVTAAAALLAVALHVSASASAGSPYRLAKQPREAEELRWEQEFAPPQLASPHSRKLDGAAEDEPEKRLWLPAPSRRFVPCVSPSLEYRRPEASRGYLLVHTNGGLNQMRAGISDMVAVARILKATLIIPELDKKSFWLDKSNFSDVFDEEHFIRYLANDVKVEKNLPKELVKAPKSVRYFKSWSGVDYYQNEISPLWEHRQVIRAAKSDSRLANNFLPPDIQKLRCRTFFQALRFAPPIEALGNLLVERMKSFGPYIALHLRYEKDMLAFSGCTYGLSDTESEELAMIRGNTTYWKVKDIDPLEQRSHGHCPLTPKEVGMFLSALGYPSSTPVYIAAGEIYGGESHMVDLQSRFPILMNKEKLASAEELRPFSQYASQMAALDYIVSVESDVFIPSYSGNMARAVAGHRRFHGHRKTISPDRKALVHLFDKVDSGLLDEGKRLSQKIIEMHQKRQGSPRKRKGPVSGTRGSDRFRSEEAFYENPLPDCLCQSNDNSIVNI
- the LOC109780127 gene encoding O-fucosyltransferase 7 isoform X3 encodes the protein MRAGISDMVAVARILKATLIIPELDKKSFWLDKSNFSDVFDEEHFIRYLANDVKVEKNLPKELVKAPKSVRYFKSWSGVDYYQNEISPLWEHRQVIRAAKSDSRLANNFLPPDIQKLRCRTFFQALRFAPPIEALGNLLVERMKSFGPYIALHLRYEKDMLAFSGCTYGLSDTESEELAMIRGNTTYWKVKDIDPLEQRSHGHCPLTPKEVGMFLSALGYPSSTPVYIAAGEIYGGESHMVDLQSRFPILMNKEKLASAEELRPFSQYASQMAALDYIVSVESDVFIPSYSGNMARAVAGHRRFHGHRKTISPDRKALVHLFDKVDSGLLDEGKRLSQKIIEMHQKRQGSPRKRKGPVSGTRGSDRFRSEEAFYENPLPDCLCQSNDNSIVNI